In the Marinitoga hydrogenitolerans DSM 16785 genome, GACCTGTAGCAATATCCAAAAGAGTTAGAGGGTTAAACTTAGAAAAGATGAATTTAAGTGGATTATATAATTATCTTTTATCCAATACAAGGAAAGAAACCTCTGATTATTTAAAAAAGGTTTTACAATATGAAAGAGAGTGGAATAAAATTTATCCATAAAAATGAACGCTTATCAGAAAGCGTTCATTTTTTCTTTTAAACTCTTTTGTTTTTTTCTTAATAAAAATAATTTTATAGTACCTATAAGCGAAATAATACCAACAATAATGTATGTAAAAATGGTTCCTTTGTAATCTAAAACCATGCCCACAAATGGTGCCAATATAGCGAAACTTAGATTTGCTGCTAAACTAACCATAGAAATTACAGTTGCTCTATATTTATCTTCTACCTGGTGATTAATATAAAAATTCATAGTAGGCCTATAAAGACTTCTAACAATTTGTTGTAATGCTAAAAAAGCGATTGCAAACTTTGATATAAAAATTACAGGTAAAATAAAACTTAAAGTCATCAGCATTATTAAACTTAATAATACTTTTCTTGGGCGAGTATCTTTAATTTTAGGTGATAAATATTTTGAAGCCCATGCGGCAATTATATTGAATCCAAAAAATATTACTCCGTACCATTTAACATCAATATTTATTGTGGAAAAATATGGTTGATATAACCAAAAGCCTACTCTATATATAAAGCCATAGAAACTAGCATATAGTAAAGCCCATACAATGCGAGGGGTGTTTATAGCTATTTTGAAACTTTTAAAAATATGTATAGTATAATTATGTTTGCTTTTTTCTCTATCTGTTTCTATAAAAAAGAATGCAGCAATAGAACCAATTAATACACTCAATGTG is a window encoding:
- a CDS encoding MFS transporter, translated to MYDKNIIIYPIYRFFINFRIIGPIHIPYLLFKGLNYSQIMLLQSIYSVSIFLFEVPTGSLADKVSRKFSLFLSGIFAALGLTLYIIFNSFLIFVLAEILFGIGLTLSSGADSALLYESLIKLNRKKDFQVIEGKSNYYLFLGHAFGSILSSFLYSYNKFLPFWLSTLSVLIGSIAAFFFIETDREKSKHNYTIHIFKSFKIAINTPRIVWALLYASFYGFIYRVGFWLYQPYFSTINIDVKWYGVIFFGFNIIAAWASKYLSPKIKDTRPRKVLLSLIMLMTLSFILPVIFISKFAIAFLALQQIVRSLYRPTMNFYINHQVEDKYRATVISMVSLAANLSFAILAPFVGMVLDYKGTIFTYIIVGIISLIGTIKLFLLRKKQKSLKEKMNAF